In a single window of the Neoarius graeffei isolate fNeoGra1 chromosome 28, fNeoGra1.pri, whole genome shotgun sequence genome:
- the eral1 gene encoding GTPase Era, mitochondrial isoform X1, with translation MALRMCEWFLCRTLRFSSRVSSMETAPLRLRAAHRGCAVKNAAFHFVPTCFVSTEVFLDRLLKEHRLGFAENPAGSPAHTAIPPDKVEHFSLMLKDPDQPENPKLLRVAIVGAPNAGKSTLTNQLLGKKLFATSQKVHTTRSRALGVITEDNTQIIVLDTPGLTTPSQAKRHQLEKTFLVDPLRSLRQADLVVVLVDVSDKWTRGRMDFEVLKCLAMNAHIPAVLVLNKVDLLKSKPLLLDITAELTEGIVNGKRLKVRSLVKPLRKETQEKQTENTSDLQNGEARMPNPDTGLLRGLSREQLRALKSRKGWPHFKDVFMMCATDSEDVQTLKSYLMVEAKPGPWQYHSTVLTDQSPEDICTNTIREKLLEYLPQEVPYTVTQHVELWRETADGNLDICVKLHVKKESHMKMVIGPGGQLIARIAREAGLDLMNAFMCEVRLKISATLKN, from the exons ATGGCTCTGCGCATGTGCGAGTGGTTCTTGTGCAGGACTTTGCGCTTTTCCAGCCGGGTGAGCTCGATGGAAACTGCGCCACTGCGACTGAGGGCAG CTCATCGTGGCTGTGCAGTGAAGAACGCTGCGTTTCACTTTGTTCCCACCTGTTTTGTGTCCACCGAGGTTTTTCTGGACAGACTTCTGAAAGAACATAGGCTCGGCTTTGCGGAGAATCCTGCTGGCTCCCCTGCACATACTGCTATTCCCCCGGATAAAG TTGAGCACTTTTCCCTGATGCTGAAAGATCCAGATCAACCAGAAAATCCAAAGCTTTTGAGAGTGGCTATAGTCGGTGCTCCAAATGCAGGGAAATCGACATTGACCAACCAGCTCCTGGGCAAAAAG CTGTTTGCAACCTCCCAGAAAGTGCATACCACGAGATCTCGTGCACTCGGGGTGATCACCGAGGATAATACTCAGATT ATTGTGCTGGATACACCTGGCCTCACGACACCATCTCAAGCTAAAAG ACATCAGCTGGAAAAGACTTTTCTTGTGGATCCGCTGAGATCATTACGACAGGCGGATCTCG TGGTGGTGTTGGTGGACGTCTCAGACAAGTGGACTCGCGGTAGGATGGACTTTGAGGTGCTGAAGTGTCTGGCCATGAACGCACACATTCCTGCTGTCCTCGTCCTCAATAAG GTGGACCTCCTAAAGAGCAAACCCTTGCTGCTGGACATCACTGCAGAACTGACCGAGGGCATCGTGAACGGCAAGAGGCTGAAAGTGCGCAGTTTAGTGAAGCCGCtccgaaaggaaacgcaggagaaGCAAACGGAAAATACTTCAGATTTGCAGAACGGAGAAGCGCGAATGCCAAATCCAGACACTGGGCTTCTGCGAGGCCTGAGCAGAGAGCAGCTGAGGGCCCTGAAGAGCCGTAAGGGATGGCCACACTTCAAGGACGTGTTCATGATGTGCGCTACAGACAGCGAGGACGTGCAGACGCTGAAG AGTTATCTGATGGTGGAGGCGAAGCCGGGTCCATGGCAGTACCACAGTACGGTACTCACAGATCAGAGCCCGGAGGACATCTGTACCAACACCATCCGAGAGAAACTACTGGAGTATCTTCCTCAGGAAGTGCCTTACACAGTGACTCAG CACGTTGAACTCTGGAGGGAAACAGCCGACGGCAATTTGGACATATGCGTCAAACTGCATGTGAAAAAAGAAAGCCATATG
- the eral1 gene encoding GTPase Era, mitochondrial isoform X2, whose protein sequence is MALRMCEWFLCRTLRFSSRVSSMETAPLRLRAAHRGCAVKNAAFHFVPTCFVSTEVFLDRLLKEHRLGFAENPAGSPAHTAIPPDKVEHFSLMLKDPDQPENPKLLRVAIVGAPNAGKSTLTNQLLGKKLFATSQKVHTTRSRALGVITEDNTQIIVLDTPGLTTPSQAKRHQLEKTFLVDPLRSLRQADLVVVLVDVSDKWTRGRMDFEVLKCLAMNAHIPAVLVLNKVDLLKSKPLLLDITAELTEGIVNGKRLKVRSLVKPLRKETQEKQTENTSDLQNGEARMPNPDTGLLRGLSREQLRALKSRKGWPHFKDVFMMCATDSEDVQTLKSYLMVEAKPGPWQYHSTVLTDQSPEDICTNTIREKLLEYLPQEVPYTVTQKMVIGPGGQLIARIAREAGLDLMNAFMCEVRLKISATLKN, encoded by the exons ATGGCTCTGCGCATGTGCGAGTGGTTCTTGTGCAGGACTTTGCGCTTTTCCAGCCGGGTGAGCTCGATGGAAACTGCGCCACTGCGACTGAGGGCAG CTCATCGTGGCTGTGCAGTGAAGAACGCTGCGTTTCACTTTGTTCCCACCTGTTTTGTGTCCACCGAGGTTTTTCTGGACAGACTTCTGAAAGAACATAGGCTCGGCTTTGCGGAGAATCCTGCTGGCTCCCCTGCACATACTGCTATTCCCCCGGATAAAG TTGAGCACTTTTCCCTGATGCTGAAAGATCCAGATCAACCAGAAAATCCAAAGCTTTTGAGAGTGGCTATAGTCGGTGCTCCAAATGCAGGGAAATCGACATTGACCAACCAGCTCCTGGGCAAAAAG CTGTTTGCAACCTCCCAGAAAGTGCATACCACGAGATCTCGTGCACTCGGGGTGATCACCGAGGATAATACTCAGATT ATTGTGCTGGATACACCTGGCCTCACGACACCATCTCAAGCTAAAAG ACATCAGCTGGAAAAGACTTTTCTTGTGGATCCGCTGAGATCATTACGACAGGCGGATCTCG TGGTGGTGTTGGTGGACGTCTCAGACAAGTGGACTCGCGGTAGGATGGACTTTGAGGTGCTGAAGTGTCTGGCCATGAACGCACACATTCCTGCTGTCCTCGTCCTCAATAAG GTGGACCTCCTAAAGAGCAAACCCTTGCTGCTGGACATCACTGCAGAACTGACCGAGGGCATCGTGAACGGCAAGAGGCTGAAAGTGCGCAGTTTAGTGAAGCCGCtccgaaaggaaacgcaggagaaGCAAACGGAAAATACTTCAGATTTGCAGAACGGAGAAGCGCGAATGCCAAATCCAGACACTGGGCTTCTGCGAGGCCTGAGCAGAGAGCAGCTGAGGGCCCTGAAGAGCCGTAAGGGATGGCCACACTTCAAGGACGTGTTCATGATGTGCGCTACAGACAGCGAGGACGTGCAGACGCTGAAG AGTTATCTGATGGTGGAGGCGAAGCCGGGTCCATGGCAGTACCACAGTACGGTACTCACAGATCAGAGCCCGGAGGACATCTGTACCAACACCATCCGAGAGAAACTACTGGAGTATCTTCCTCAGGAAGTGCCTTACACAGTGACTCAG